TCTCtaattttttcaactcatcATCTACATTATTAATTTCATCGACAAGGATATCTCATAGATAAGGTTGGCATCCTAGTATAGTACTATAGGTCGGCAAGGACATGGTGAGAAGCATTTGATCCAGACGACACTAATTAATtagttcatattttttttctttttttcttttttgattcaGTGATTTCCCTGATCTCGAGAATGGGTTACGTTACTTTGAAATTAGTTAAATCCTGTATGGCGTAAGATTTTCCAATTTGTCAAAAACAAACCTATATAAATTATGGAGCAAAACAGATAAGACATTTTACTGATCTAGCGTGTTAGTTGGCAACGTCCTAGCTAGGGTGTCACGTGCGACAAGGGGTTAGGTTTTTCTAACAAAGGGGAATCAAGGCATGCGTGCATGCAATTGCATTGCTCTGCAAGGAGAAAAAGTCCAAAGCAAGTGGTTGTTGGATTCTCACGTGTTTTTATTCTGTTAACCAGtccttccttctttttctttcttttcctcctttCAGTTTCAGCTGTGGGAACACGAGATGGATCACCTGATCCAAGTCCGGCCGTTTGATGGAGTTCCCTGAATATACAAATCTAGCTACTGGCCCAACCAATGAATATAGGCCGAgttaacccttttttttttcccgcaTCTATAGCGTGACTCATAGTTTTAACAGATCCGAAGGTAATTCTGCTAGTGCTCTGATAAAAGACCCTCGATTGCAAATTTGCAAAGTTTTGGAACAACCTATGTCTTACAATTGGATGTAAGCCATAATAATTCGAAGTCCATTGATACTTAGAAGAAAATCTTAGTTGAATGGCCTCTATACTATGGAGTATCAAGGTCTAGGATCCTGTACTTGCAATTGAATTCTGAAAGACTGGActgatttttgttcttttaaagGAATTTATTTGAGAGAGCTTCGAGCTCTAGGATTTCGATTTGTTAGAGAAGTAACGGCTAGCACTCTTAACATAATACGTGGAATATTTAATTGAATTGGGTGAATATATAGTCTGGATTTAActcaagattttttatttaatactatataaaatCATCACTTATTCTAACAATTTAagctgataaaaaaaataaatttaattatttgtattgttTCTTTTAACGACTCTGTTTGATATTTCATATGTGTGTCCAGAGAAAGCAACAACAGTACAAATCATGTGGCAATAGTGGAAGGGCTTCCCCTTCATGGTTAGAGATAAGAAAATGTTAATCTTTACGATAACAACATCCAAAGACATTATTATTCGATTGTCTCAACAGTTTCAGAAATATTCTTCATTCTGTGGGATGTAAAACAACCAAAGGCATTATCCAGACCAACTTAATCACAGGAAAATTTCATGGCAGATTACAAGCtgaaaataatatacaaaatatatatatatatcctaaaTTCAGAGTAAtggaaaactaaaataaaaaatgatagttgcaATCATGAGTGTGCAAGCACTACATAATCATTTTagaaaagtgaattaatatgagacccacgtagaaaaaaaaaattaattttttaataatagaccctactttttttttaaaacaactacaAGTTTTGCACTTCATAACTGCATGGAGCATTTCCCAACCAAAATTGGCGTTCCTGAATAACAATCTAAAACAGGTTCAGATATTCGTATaaattcctttaaaagaatgATCCTTTACTTACTATTACCACAAAACAGGGTAGGATAGCTTGGGGATTTAGCACACAGAGTTCCTCAACATTCGAATGAGAACCCATTTTCCTAGCCAATGAATCGAACCCTGAGGCAGTCGTATCTTGAATGCTTTCCCCAGGTTTATGAACTCTCCCGGCCACTACTCTACACACCATTAAAGCCTTCCTTATACACTGGTCTGCTTCATCTGTCTCAATAGATTCTAATGCTCTTCCACTGCTGGAAGTTGTAAAAACACCTAACCCGCCATTGCATTCCTTCTTGGTAAAGAATCCATGTCTTAAAGCTTGACATACACCACAGTTATCCAAAGTGCACAGACTACAAGTGTCATTATTCGTGCCAAGAGAGCACACAACGGTTGTGCCGTAGAACATCAAAAGCTCATTCCCGTCGACCAGGCAGCGTGGATGCCTTTTGGGCAGTCTGCTAGCTTTGATCTTCACTGTTTCTCTATGTTCTTCAAAGCAGGAAACATCTTTAGGCATGCTTTGGACCTTCAAGACCCTCTCCATCCGTCTGCAGTTGTTCTCTGTctttaacaaactcttttcgcAGATTTTTTCTACAATCTTCCTAGATGAGTCTCCTTCACCAAGTTCAATTACTGCGCAGAACAGAGGGCAGTCCAGTTTTCTTTATAAACTAGGGTAATTAAAAATTCGTAAATCAATCTGCACGGCTaacaaattgattttttcacAAGTATCAATGTCAATGACGTCAAGTTAGtctttttttcatctttcaaaagcCAAAGAGAGTCGTTatagtttaaattaaatatttttacttgaTACTTCATAGCACCAAGAAGTGAATAATGATGAAACGAAAACATCAACCGGGGGAAGATTTTGGCTTAAACAATTAATAAGAGATGGAACTTTGAATGACTTGGTGTTCACCTGAATGCTTGGAAAGACGATGTCCTTCAATAGCATCCAATTTTCTGAATTTCTCCCCACACATCTGGCAAATTAAAGTTGAAGAACCATTATAATCTGTCTCATTTGATCTCCTAATCTTTGAACAAATATGACTACCAACACCACCATCAAAGATAATAGAACCACCATGGATCCTAATGGAAGTAGGCCCGCTAGGCTTAAAATGGGGTACCCTATGGCTATGGTCACCCACAAAAGTTGGACCAATATCCTTTCCTCTATCTCTATCTTTATGGGAAACACAAAGCGGACCAGTTTTAGTTTCACATGTTGGGTCGTCAAGGACTATTTTATGGGTCACACGGTTGAGGGATTCACTGCTCCATAGGGTCCTTGTACTGCAACCCAGTCGCTTCTCTCTCAGATTTGATATGGATCCTAGACACCTAGACCTGCCTGGCCTTTTTTCCAAAGTGCTCAGATTACCATTGGCTTCTGGATCATGCACATCTGATGGGAGTTGTAACTTTCGGCAATTCAACGAATTCTTCAGAGCAATCCACACCATTGACATTTCTGTGTCCTTTGTCTTTTCTGTTATTGGTTCATCTTTCTGCAAAGTTCTGAGACTTCGATTGTGATTTCTGTTTACACTAATATTGGAATTAAGAGAAAGGAAAACAATCAAGGAAAGCCAGTtgtcaataatatttttcactctttttggcAAACTATTCTGAGAATCTGAATCTTTTATTCTTCCTTGGTTTCCATGTGGCAGTTTCATTTTTGGAACAACAAAATAGACTCATGAAAGATATTATACTCCTAACCTTTTAAAGTTGCATTATTTACTCCAACCAAAAAACCAAATCTTCCTAGATTTAAGCACTCCAATCAATTGATGATCCTGACAGCCTATCATGCAAGAAATTCAGAATGCATAATAGATTCATAGCGTTAGGGTTTCCATGAGAGTGGAGTGACAGAAATCTGCCATTCATGCAGGCAGACATGAAACACGAGCAAAACCGATAAGTTTGCCTGAATATCTCACATGCTCCGACCGACCGGCATGATAATTCATAGGCCCAGTCAACCACTTGGGATGACTTCGCCCTTAGCTGCTAATGCTGGAGCCTCTGTGGACAGCACAGAATACATTTCGACAACTAACGGTTATTTAATTTTA
This sequence is a window from Carya illinoinensis cultivar Pawnee chromosome 9, C.illinoinensisPawnee_v1, whole genome shotgun sequence. Protein-coding genes within it:
- the LOC122276738 gene encoding uncharacterized protein LOC122276738, with the protein product MKKLDCPLFCAVIELGEGDSSRKIVEKICEKSLLKTENNCRRMERVLKVQSMPKDVSCFEEHRETVKIKASRLPKRHPRCLVDGNELLMFYGTTVVCSLGTNNDTCSLCTLDNCGVCQALRHGFFTKKECNGGLGVFTTSSSGRALESIETDEADQCIRKALMVCRVVAGRVHKPGESIQDTTASGFDSLARKMGSHSNVEELCVLNPQAILPCFVVIVSKGSFF
- the LOC122277772 gene encoding uncharacterized protein LOC122277772, producing MKLPHGNQGRIKDSDSQNSLPKRVKNIIDNWLSLIVFLSLNSNISVNRNHNRSLRTLQKDEPITEKTKDTEMSMVWIALKNSLNCRKLQLPSDVHDPEANGNLSTLEKRPGRSRCLGSISNLREKRLGCSTRTLWSSESLNRVTHKIVLDDPTCETKTGPLCVSHKDRDRGKDIGPTFVGDHSHRVPHFKPSGPTSIRIHGGSIIFDGGVGSHICSKIRRSNETDYNGSSTLICQMCGEKFRKLDAIEGHRLSKHSGEHQVIQSSISY